In Equus asinus isolate D_3611 breed Donkey chromosome 13, EquAss-T2T_v2, whole genome shotgun sequence, one DNA window encodes the following:
- the PVALEF gene encoding LOW QUALITY PROTEIN: parvalbumin-like EF-hand-containing protein (The sequence of the model RefSeq protein was modified relative to this genomic sequence to represent the inferred CDS: inserted 2 bases in 2 codons) codes for MAATSASSEQSERPCSHHLWFRSLSLFCEVGGLPQAGQPASGEGSAASSLGPWAQGSPCGQGPKGARTADSSPCRLLPEASWGPGLGPWGPHSGSRSQRHAGSQKSAPPLYMDLPSQLPVHRRARMDEDFSPQVKKMALAIGTSLLDKDXRLLPTDTRDQGSFNYLKFSEYMKEFQAMGQLESVIPKAFQTLDKDKSCFIKWNEIKYILSXIASSGPAALLMAEKAEAIIQVADRIDSEGGAAHTGTGTPLRTFLASPLQDPTPTVTGTRGSLLPGADPTPQITATCGGHRYPQCTDGETKSRER; via the exons ATGGCCGCCACCTCTGCCTCTTCAGAGCAAAGTGAAAGACCTTGCTCACATCACTTATGGTTTCGGAGCCTCAGTCTCTTCTGTGAAGTGGGGGGACTACCTCAAGCTGGCCAGCCAGCAAGTGGTGAGGGCTCAGCTGCGTCTTCCTTGGGGCCCTGGGCACAGGGGTCTCCGTGTGGCCAGGGTCCCAAGGGTGCTAGGACAGCTGACTCCTCCCCCTGCCGTCTGCTGCCTGAGGCCAGCTGGGGGCCTGGTCTGGGCCCCTGGGGACCCCACTCGGGGAGCAGGAGCCAGCGCCATGCAGGGTCCCAGAAGAGTGCCCCTCCGCTCTACATGGACCTGCCGAGCCAGCTCCCTGTCCACCGCAGGGCCAGGATGGACGAGGACTTCTCCCCACAGGTGAAGAAGATGGCCTTGGCCATAGGCACTTCCCTGCTGGACAAGG AAAGACTGCTGCCCACAGACACCAGAGACCAGG GCTCCTTCAACTACCTCAAGTTCTCTGAGTACATGAAGGAGTTCCAGGCCATGGGGCAGCTGGAGAGCGTCATCCCCAAGGCCTTCCAGACCCTGGACAAGGACAAGAGCTGCTTCATCAAGTGGAATGAAATCAA GTACATCCTGT ACATCGCCAGCAGTGGGCCTGCCGCCCTGCTGATGGCCGAGAAGGCTGAGGCCATAATCCAGGTGGCCGACAGGATTGACAGTGAAGGTGGGGCAGCACACACGGGGACAGGGACACCTCTCAGGACCTTCCTGGCCTCGCCCCTCCAGGACCCCACCCCCACAGTCACTGGCACTCGGGGCAGTTTGCTTCCAGGCGCAGACCCCACCCCTCAAATTACAGCCACCTGTGGTGGGCACCGTTATCCCCAatgcacagatggggaaactaagtcTCGGGAACGCTGA